In the genome of Populus nigra chromosome 19, ddPopNigr1.1, whole genome shotgun sequence, the window tttagtcctgatcattttctcaattttttagggataattttggtttttttttcgaATCATAACCAATGactttggacttaattttttttatctcggtcattttttttacataaaaaattattgttccaCCTGCGAAAATGCACAGGCAACATGTAGCTACATAACTAAATATGGTATTTTTACATatcaatattgtttatttttgtatttaaaattgtattgatatatattataaaattacatttagtttaaaaaatcattaatttaatatattttttttataattttaatgcgctaatataaaaaaaatctaaaaaaaataatatatctttttttaaaaaaaacttttgaaaaactTGTAATCACTATTCATTACATCACACCAGACATGTTATTAGTATAAAGTTGATAGTGAATTAATGGTACTTGTCATCTGTGTGTAATTTGTTGAGCTcgtttaaagattttaattttttttctctatatctATGTGGTTAATATTGTTGTAATGATGCTGGTGAATCTCTTATCTTAACAGTGTTTGTGGATTCTTTGACTTGTTAATAAGATTAAGAGGAAAAGTTTGACAAATTTTGATTGCACAGTTGAATTATGTTCGGGGGTGattgttaatatgataatagttacttttaaaataactttatgtattgaaatatatgttaataatatttttttatttttaaaaattatttttaatatcagcacatcaaaataattcaaaatatataaattatattaaattttaataaaataaatttaaatttttaaaaaatataatttacaccaCGTTTCCAAATAAATTCGAAGAAAGCAGTGTTCCATGTGTCTCAAACCAAGAGAAGCTAATTGCATGCTTTCAGATCGTAAAGATCATGTTGATGAATTTCTCAAATCACACGGGTATATGTGCATTGTTGGAATATATACTATATTTTAGCAAgagtttataataaaaataaatatatgtgtGCTGATTAAGTAAAAGTAGCGATTGTTCACggccaaacatgaaaaaaatactaaaatcgATCACATAATTATTTTGGGTTTGATATTGCAATGTttggaataataaataaaaataattattttcactttaaattttaataaaaattatttttttaactaatttaaaacaataatatctcCACTCATCAACATCAAAATTATGTTGAGAAAAGATTTGTAATTACTGCTAAAAAGATAATCCATTTTTAAgaagataatatattaaattattcatctaaatatttaaaataataaaatgactaatTAAACCAGTGTTATGTCAAATAAAATTTCTGAACCAATACAAAGTTAAAAtctaatatagttaaaaataagaGATGATAATTCATCAtaaatgcatatttttttgttgttatctaGTCTTCActtctttattattaaatataatttatctcaGAACATGACCAATTTTTAATTCTCTATATTATATACATGTTTTAATTACAGTATTAAgttttcaaaatgatattttaattttctttctcaatgTTAAAAAACTCACTTATTTAGTAAAAcactcttttatattttttcaataaaaatcacactttgcttaattaattttatttaatttataaaaaaataattaactctgATTCAttcacttttttaatttttacaaattacttaattatataaaataagttattatttattttgagcaatttattttttcacattgatttaatgaaatgaaacaaacaagcttttaatataattacattattaagaaatattttaaaaatataaatattgacaCATAATTTCGTGCATGtgataaaacttatttataaatttataaaataaaaaaattaaattatcaaatgtTTAAAgggatatttataaaaataaaattcatcttgTTTAGGCCTTCTATGCCACTCCtctgaaagatgaaaaattatctaaaagCCCAATTATTTCCGTCTCTCTGCCACACGTCACCTCAAAGTTACATTTTGAAACAGACGACAGAGCTTTCTAGAAAACATTGAAGCGCTTTTTACATGTACCATAGGAGAgcgattggatttttttaaaatttttattttttttaaaaaaactttaaataaatattttttattttaatataatgatattaatattaataataaaatattattaaaaacacactttaaaaaattatttgcatcACATTCTAAAAAAACCACCGTACGTACGTCGATACCTTCAAGAATTCATTCCTCAGTGGCGCATTTGCCttacacttaaaaaaacaatatccgGCTCAAATTAACAGCTCGTTCACTCTATAGAGAAAACAGCTGATCATCGCAGCTTTATGCACTCGCTTTCACCAATAcaattatcttgttttataaCCTTACATCACAGGTAGTGAGTTTAGTATAATTAAGCAACGAATAGGATTAAAAATCATGTCGACGGTGTAGGTACGTCCACGTCATCCAAAAGAGGCCAAAAACGCGTAAAGCGTGACGATCCGGAATCTCGATACGGTCACCTTTGGGTGAGGGCAGTTTCTATCGGGTTCTCAACACGTGGCAACCTAACATTCGATACGGTTAGATATTAAGAACCTCGTGGCCCCTACCCTCCACtcacaaataaaatttcatttgcaTCTGCATCTGCATCTGCATCTGCATTTGCATGTGCATTTGCATCTGCATCTGCATTTCATTTTCCTTAGAgggaaacataaaaaataaatgaaaaaaagtagaAGTAAAAAAGTATAGGAGGAGCCATAGAAGAAGCAGAGGGTGGTTTCAAAGACTCAGACCTTTTGACCTTAACAAAAGCCCCATTAAAAGAGAGAAGCCAAAAGGTCTCTCTTTCCTTCTTTATTGAGGTTTTTGGCTTTGTGAAGTTTAATAAAAGGGGGAGAGgttaattaacttgaaaaaaaaacaacccagaACAAAGCAGCTCAGGGTTTAGTTCAGTTCTTACTTTCAAGCTCTcatattcttacatttgaagCTAAGGTATGTATTTTATCATGTTTGTTATGATTTGATTATGGGTTTTGTTTGCCTTGGTGGGTTTTTGACAATACTAGGTTTGTTAGAAAATGTAGGTAAAGAGTGGGATTAGAGTTGTGGGGGTGTTTAGTTTgatatttattgaaattatgCTAGAAacaatttttgaattgttttctaTTATTAGAAACCAGGAAGGAGGGTGTGTTAGATGGTgctgttgtttttgtttggattttaactaatttctctctgttttttttttccgcttcttgaaatttatcttttatgattgttactgtttttatttgatggctcaaaaatttcagaaatgttttttaatggatgttttgtttataatttggTGGAATTTATTCCTTACCGAAATTTTCTGTCACTTGTTGTCTGTCTCCCTCTCCTTGTGTGTAAtgaaaaacaacctaaaaacctgtgcttgtaaatgtttttgaaGGCTTTATTTGTTTACAATTCTGTAGAAAAGAGAGACTTTGTGGAGGCTCTAAAGAGAGAGACTTTTCGATGTGCAGTGGTTCAAAGAGGAAACCAACACATACTGGTTTCAACATGGAGAATGAATTTCAAAAGCAAGATGGGGTTTGctatgatttctctcttttgCTCGAGTTGTCTGCCTCGAATGATTTGACCGGGTTTAAGAGAGCAATTGAAGTGGAGGGACATGATATTGATGAGCCAGGTTTGTGGTATGGAAGGAGAATTGGCTCGAAAAAGATGGGGTTTGAGGAGAGGACACCCCTCATGATTGCTGCCTTGTACGGAAGCAAAGATGTGTTGAATTATATCTTGGAAACAGGTCATGTAGATGTCAACAGAGGTTATGGTTCTGATGGGGCCACAGCGCTTCACTGTGCTGCTGCCGGTGGCTCTTCTTCTGCACATGAGGTTGCCAGGCTCTTGCTTGATGCCTCTGCTGATCCTAATTCCGTTGATGCCAATGGAAATCACCCTGGTGACTTGATTGCCCCTGTTGTTGAGTCTGGTTCTAATTCAACGAGAAAGACCCTGGAGATCATGTTAAAGGGTGGCAGTAGTGGTGAAGAATCATGTGTTTTGGCTTATCAAATTGTAAACGAGATGGATGGGCTGGAACAGCAAGAAATTTCAACGCCAAGGGTTTCAAAAGATGGGCACGAGAAGAAAGAGTATCCTATTGATCTGACACTTCCTGATATTAAGAATGGGATATATGGGACTGACGAGTTTAGAATGTATACATTTAAGGTCAAGCCTTGCTCAAGGGCTTACTCTCATGACTGGACAGAGTGCCCATTTGTGCACCCTGGAGAGAATGCTAGGCGTCGTGACCCCAGGAAATACCACTATAGCTGTGTTCCATGTCCTGAGTTTCGAAAGGGGTCTTGCAGGCAGGGTGATGCCTGTGAATATGCACATGGTATATTTGAGTGCTGGCTTCATCCTGCCCAGTATAGAACTCGTCTCTGTAAAGATGAGACAGGTTGCGCTAGGAGGGTGTGTTTCTTTGCTCACAAGCCTGAAGAGCTTCGCCCCCTGTATGCCTCTACAGGTTCGGCAGTGCCTTCTCCTAGATCCTACTCAGCAAATTGTTCAAATTTAGACATGAGTTCTATAAGCCCACTTTCCCTTGGTTCTCCATCTGTCTTGATACCATCCACATCAAGCCCGCCAACTCCCTCCGGGTCCTCTTCACCTATCGGTGGGTGGACAAACCATTCTAATGTGGTGCCCCCTGCATTGCAGCTTCCTGGCAGCAGGTTGAAATCTGCATTGTGTGCTCGAGATATGGATTTAGACATGGAATTGC includes:
- the LOC133679954 gene encoding zinc finger CCCH domain-containing protein 66 isoform X2, with the protein product MENEFQKQDGVCYDFSLLLELSASNDLTGFKRAIEVEGHDIDEPGLWYGRRIGSKKMGFEERTPLMIAALYGSKDVLNYILETGHVDVNRGYGSDGATALHCAAAGGSSSAHEVARLLLDASADPNSVDANGNHPGDLIAPVVESGSNSTRKTLEIMLKGGSSGEESCVLAYQIVNEMDGLEQQEISTPRVSKDGHEKKEYPIDLTLPDIKNGIYGTDEFRMYTFKVKPCSRAYSHDWTECPFVHPGENARRRDPRKYHYSCVPCPEFRKGSCRQGDACEYAHGIFECWLHPAQYRTRLCKDETGCARRVCFFAHKPEELRPLYASTGSAVPSPRSYSANCSNLDMSSISPLSLGSPSVLIPSTSSPPTPSGSSSPIGGWTNHSNVVPPALQLPGSRLKSALCARDMDLDMELLGLESHRRRQQFMDEISGLSSPSSWNNGLSTASAFAASGDRTGELNRLGGVRPTNLEDVFGSLDPSILPQMQGLSLDAAVAQLQPPTGMQMRQNINQQLRSSYPTSFSSSPARRSPSFGVDHSGGAAAAVLSARSAAFAKRSQSFVERSAVNRHTGFSSPSSANVMPSNLSDWGSPDGKLDWGIQGEELNKLRKSASFGFRSNGSSFATAGASVPATVDEPDVSWVQSLVKDTPAKSGPLGFEEQQQCHLNIGGSETLPAWVEQLYMEQKPLVA
- the LOC133679954 gene encoding zinc finger CCCH domain-containing protein 66 isoform X1, whose amino-acid sequence is MCSGSKRKPTHTGFNMENEFQKQDGVCYDFSLLLELSASNDLTGFKRAIEVEGHDIDEPGLWYGRRIGSKKMGFEERTPLMIAALYGSKDVLNYILETGHVDVNRGYGSDGATALHCAAAGGSSSAHEVARLLLDASADPNSVDANGNHPGDLIAPVVESGSNSTRKTLEIMLKGGSSGEESCVLAYQIVNEMDGLEQQEISTPRVSKDGHEKKEYPIDLTLPDIKNGIYGTDEFRMYTFKVKPCSRAYSHDWTECPFVHPGENARRRDPRKYHYSCVPCPEFRKGSCRQGDACEYAHGIFECWLHPAQYRTRLCKDETGCARRVCFFAHKPEELRPLYASTGSAVPSPRSYSANCSNLDMSSISPLSLGSPSVLIPSTSSPPTPSGSSSPIGGWTNHSNVVPPALQLPGSRLKSALCARDMDLDMELLGLESHRRRQQFMDEISGLSSPSSWNNGLSTASAFAASGDRTGELNRLGGVRPTNLEDVFGSLDPSILPQMQGLSLDAAVAQLQPPTGMQMRQNINQQLRSSYPTSFSSSPARRSPSFGVDHSGGAAAAVLSARSAAFAKRSQSFVERSAVNRHTGFSSPSSANVMPSNLSDWGSPDGKLDWGIQGEELNKLRKSASFGFRSNGSSFATAGASVPATVDEPDVSWVQSLVKDTPAKSGPLGFEEQQQCHLNIGGSETLPAWVEQLYMEQKPLVA